A single Pan paniscus chromosome 21, NHGRI_mPanPan1-v2.0_pri, whole genome shotgun sequence DNA region contains:
- the PFDN4 gene encoding prefoldin subunit 4 isoform X1, producing MCRAQQPAVYLLSSPQLSKCNGFLPTLQVEKLRHRAVRGPKVTQLVRSRAGVQTQAAEDVNVTFEDQQKINKFARNTSRITELKEEIEVKKKQLQNLEDACDDIMLADDDCLMIPYQIGDVFISHSQEETQEMLEEAKKNLQEEIDALESRVESIQRVLADLKVQLYAKFGSNINLEADES from the exons ATGTGCCGGGCCCAGCAGCCGGCCGTTTATCTGTTATCCTCCCCGCAACTCAGCAAGTGCAATGGGTTCCTCCCCACTTTGCAGGTAGAGAAACTTAGACACAGAGCAGTTAGAGGCCCTAAAGTGACTCAGCTAGTAAGAAGCAGAGCTGGAGTTCAAActcag GCTGCAGAAGATGTCAATGTTACTTTTGAAGAtcaacaaaagataaacaaatttgcACGGAATACAAGTAGAATCACAGAgctgaaggaagaaatagaagtaaaaaag AAACAACTCCAAAACCTAGAAGATGCTTGTGATGACATCATGCTTGCAGATGATGACTGCTTAATGATACCTTATCAAATTGGTGATGTCTTCATTAGCCATTCTCAAGAAGAAACGCAAGAAATGTTAGAAGAAGCAAAG aaaaatttgCAAGAAGAAATTGACGCCTTAGAATCCAGAGTGGAATCAATTCAGCGGGTGTTAGCAGATTTGAAAGTTCAGTTGTATGCAAAATTTGGGAGCAACATAAACCTTGAAGCTGATGAaagttaa
- the PFDN4 gene encoding prefoldin subunit 4 isoform X2 — MAATMKKAAAEDVNVTFEDQQKINKFARNTSRITELKEEIEVKKKQLQNLEDACDDIMLADDDCLMIPYQIGDVFISHSQEETQEMLEEAKKNLQEEIDALESRVESIQRVLADLKVQLYAKFGSNINLEADES; from the exons ATGGCGGCCACCATGAAGAAGGCG GCTGCAGAAGATGTCAATGTTACTTTTGAAGAtcaacaaaagataaacaaatttgcACGGAATACAAGTAGAATCACAGAgctgaaggaagaaatagaagtaaaaaag AAACAACTCCAAAACCTAGAAGATGCTTGTGATGACATCATGCTTGCAGATGATGACTGCTTAATGATACCTTATCAAATTGGTGATGTCTTCATTAGCCATTCTCAAGAAGAAACGCAAGAAATGTTAGAAGAAGCAAAG aaaaatttgCAAGAAGAAATTGACGCCTTAGAATCCAGAGTGGAATCAATTCAGCGGGTGTTAGCAGATTTGAAAGTTCAGTTGTATGCAAAATTTGGGAGCAACATAAACCTTGAAGCTGATGAaagttaa